One cyanobiont of Ornithocercus magnificus DNA segment encodes these proteins:
- a CDS encoding peptidyl-prolyl cis-trans isomerase encodes MWIGYLLSIPHAQLKALLPLLCLLLLVGCSATTTAVVPKGCAGGAFNLCLQGQAQVRMETTRGVILLEVDGEAAPVTAGNFIDLVRRGVYDGTVFHRVVRKPVPFVIQGGDPISADPKTSREQFGTGGFVEPDSGQIRTIPLEVKLKTELEPRYGRLTTSPSDLLKLQLSHERGAIAMARSQAPDSASAQFYIALRPLPELDGRYAVFGKVIKGLEVIDAIRQDDRILQVSVVNELAIAPDV; translated from the coding sequence ATGTGGATAGGTTACCTGCTGTCAATTCCCCATGCTCAGCTTAAAGCTCTTCTACCTTTGCTCTGTCTACTATTACTAGTAGGCTGTAGCGCTACAACGACAGCCGTTGTTCCAAAGGGTTGCGCTGGAGGTGCTTTTAACCTCTGTCTCCAAGGTCAGGCTCAGGTTCGTATGGAGACCACACGTGGCGTAATTTTATTGGAAGTAGATGGCGAAGCAGCACCGGTAACAGCAGGTAACTTCATTGACCTAGTGCGCCGTGGTGTTTACGACGGTACTGTCTTCCATAGAGTCGTACGCAAGCCAGTACCTTTTGTCATACAAGGAGGAGATCCTATTTCCGCTGATCCAAAAACCTCAAGGGAGCAATTCGGCACTGGCGGTTTCGTTGAACCTGACTCTGGCCAGATCCGTACTATCCCGCTAGAGGTGAAGCTAAAAACGGAATTAGAACCGCGCTACGGTCGCCTTACAACCAGCCCTAGTGACCTGCTAAAGTTGCAGCTCAGTCATGAACGTGGCGCCATCGCAATGGCACGTTCCCAGGCCCCTGACTCCGCTAGTGCACAGTTTTACATTGCTCTTCGACCACTGCCAGAGCTTGACGGGCGTTATGCAGTTTTCGGCAAAGTGATTAAGGGCCTTGAAGTCATTGATGCAATCCGACAAGATGATCGAATCCTTCAGGTATCTGTGGTGAATGAGCTAGCTATTGCTCCCGA
- a CDS encoding photosystem I assembly protein Ycf4, translating to MCGSMHPEDTLEQQILGSRRLSNVLVALIVSTGGMGFLLTSLSSYTGQDLLPVGHPATLSFVPQGLVMGLYSLAAIALAIYLWSVITINVGSGSNRFDRKNNLVTISRQGFRRLIVIEIPLSQIKAVKVEVRDSFNPRRRLSLRLQGRRDIPLTRVGEPLPLAQLEQDGAELARFLGVALEGL from the coding sequence ATGTGTGGATCGATGCACCCAGAAGACACATTAGAACAGCAAATACTAGGTTCCCGCCGACTCTCCAACGTGCTAGTGGCCCTGATAGTCAGTACAGGAGGTATGGGATTCCTACTCACCTCGCTGTCTAGTTACACAGGTCAGGACCTGCTACCGGTTGGCCACCCTGCTACGCTCAGTTTCGTTCCTCAGGGCTTGGTAATGGGGCTATACAGTCTCGCAGCCATTGCTTTGGCTATCTATTTATGGTCAGTAATTACTATTAATGTTGGCTCAGGCAGCAATCGTTTCGATCGTAAGAATAATCTAGTTACGATTTCTCGCCAAGGCTTTCGTCGACTAATCGTTATAGAGATACCACTATCACAGATCAAGGCAGTGAAAGTTGAAGTGCGTGATAGTTTCAACCCCCGGAGGCGTCTTAGCTTGCGACTGCAAGGTCGACGTGATATTCCGCTTACACGAGTTGGCGAGCCACTACCATTGGCTCAACTTGAGCAGGATGGTGCTGAACTCGCCCGTTTCCTGGGCGTAGCACTCGAGGGTCTTTAG
- a CDS encoding photosystem II D2 protein (photosystem q(a) protein), with protein sequence MTIAVGRAPQRGWFDLLDDWLKRDRFVFVGWSGILLFPTAYLSLGGWFTGTTFVTSWYTHGIASSYLEGCNFLTAAVSTPADAMGHSLLLLWGPEAQGDFVRWCQLGGLWSFVALHGAFSLIGFMLRQFEIARLVGIRPYNAIAFSGPIAVFVSVFLIYPLGQSSWFFAPSFGVAAIFRFLLFLQGFHNWTLNPFHMMGVAGILGGALLCAIHGATVENTLFEDGEQANTFKAFEPTQEEETYSMVTANRFWSQIFGIAFSNKRWLHFFMLFVPVMGLWTSSIGIIGLALNLRAYDFVSQEIRAAEDPEFETFYTKNILLNEGLRAWMAPADQPHENFVFPEEVLPRGNAL encoded by the coding sequence ATGACGATTGCTGTAGGACGCGCGCCACAGCGAGGTTGGTTTGACCTCCTCGATGACTGGCTCAAGCGCGACCGTTTTGTTTTTGTCGGTTGGTCCGGCATCCTTCTTTTCCCAACAGCTTACCTGTCACTTGGTGGCTGGTTCACGGGTACTACTTTCGTTACCTCCTGGTACACCCACGGCATTGCCTCTTCGTACCTTGAAGGTTGCAACTTCCTTACAGCTGCTGTCAGTACACCTGCTGACGCTATGGGCCATAGCTTGCTGTTGCTTTGGGGCCCTGAAGCCCAGGGTGATTTTGTGCGCTGGTGCCAACTCGGCGGCCTTTGGTCCTTTGTTGCGCTCCACGGAGCTTTCTCCCTGATTGGCTTCATGCTCCGTCAGTTTGAGATCGCACGTCTTGTCGGCATCCGTCCTTACAACGCCATAGCTTTCTCCGGCCCGATTGCAGTCTTTGTAAGCGTCTTTCTGATATATCCTCTCGGCCAGAGCAGCTGGTTCTTTGCGCCCTCCTTCGGTGTGGCAGCAATCTTCCGCTTTCTCCTCTTCCTGCAGGGCTTCCACAACTGGACACTGAATCCCTTCCACATGATGGGAGTAGCTGGCATCCTTGGTGGTGCTCTGCTCTGTGCTATCCACGGTGCCACGGTAGAAAATACCTTGTTCGAGGATGGTGAGCAAGCCAACACTTTCAAGGCTTTTGAGCCTACCCAGGAAGAAGAGACCTATTCGATGGTCACTGCTAACCGCTTCTGGAGCCAGATTTTTGGCATCGCTTTCTCCAACAAGCGCTGGTTACACTTTTTCATGCTGTTTGTGCCGGTGATGGGCCTTTGGACCAGTTCAATCGGTATCATCGGTCTGGCACTAAACCTGCGCGCCTATGACTTTGTTTCACAGGAGATACGTGCTGCTGAGGATCCTGAGTTTGAGACCTTCTACACGAAGAACATTCTTCTGAACGAAGGCTTGCGTGCCTGGATGGCACCGGCTGACCAGCCACATGAAAACTTCGTCTTCCCTGAAGAGGTCTTACCACGTGGAAACGCCCTTTAA
- a CDS encoding photosystem II 44 kDa subunit reaction center protein — METPFNSGLIAVGGKDIDSTGYAWWSGNARLINLSGRLLGAHVAHAGLMVFWAGAMMLFEVSHFTFDKPMYEQGLILFPHVATLGYGVGPGGEVTDLYPFFVVGVLHLISSAVLGLGGLYHALRGPEILENYSTFFSQDWRDKNQMTNIIGYHLILLGVGALLLVFKAMFFGGVYDTWAPGGGDVRLITNPTLNPGVIFGYLVRAPFGGEGWIIGVNSMEDIIGGHIWLGLTLIFGGIWHVVTKPFGWVRRAFIWNGEAYLSYSLGALSFMSFIASAYIWFNNTAYPSEFYGPTNAESSQAQSFTFLVRDQRLGANIGSAMGPTGLGKYLMRSPTGEIIFGGETMRFWDFRGPWLEPLRGPNGLSLDKLQNDIQPWQVRRAAEYMTHAPNASLNSVGGIITEPNSVNFVNIRQWLASTQFVLAFFFLVGHLWHAGRARAAAAGFEKGIDRKAEPTLAMSDLD, encoded by the coding sequence GTGGAAACGCCCTTTAATTCCGGTCTTATCGCTGTTGGCGGTAAAGATATTGATTCCACTGGCTACGCCTGGTGGTCTGGCAACGCACGCCTGATTAATCTTTCTGGTCGCTTATTGGGTGCTCATGTTGCCCATGCTGGCCTGATGGTTTTTTGGGCTGGTGCCATGATGCTGTTCGAGGTGAGTCATTTCACCTTTGACAAGCCTATGTACGAACAGGGCTTGATCCTTTTTCCACACGTCGCAACCCTTGGTTACGGTGTTGGTCCTGGTGGAGAAGTCACTGACCTATACCCATTCTTTGTAGTAGGCGTGCTCCACCTGATTAGCTCTGCTGTGCTTGGCCTCGGAGGACTATACCATGCTCTTCGTGGTCCTGAAATTCTGGAAAACTACTCCACCTTTTTCTCTCAGGACTGGAGAGATAAAAACCAGATGACTAACATCATCGGTTACCATCTGATCCTGCTAGGTGTTGGTGCTCTACTATTAGTTTTCAAGGCTATGTTCTTTGGTGGTGTCTATGACACTTGGGCACCAGGCGGCGGTGATGTGCGTCTAATCACTAACCCGACTCTTAACCCAGGCGTGATCTTTGGCTACCTCGTCCGGGCACCTTTCGGTGGTGAAGGTTGGATAATCGGTGTGAATTCGATGGAAGATATCATCGGTGGTCATATCTGGCTTGGCCTAACACTAATTTTTGGTGGCATCTGGCACGTAGTTACCAAACCTTTTGGCTGGGTGCGTCGTGCCTTTATATGGAATGGTGAGGCTTATCTGAGCTACAGCCTTGGCGCTCTAAGCTTCATGAGCTTTATCGCCTCAGCATATATATGGTTCAATAATACAGCCTACCCATCCGAATTTTACGGCCCCACTAACGCTGAATCTTCGCAGGCCCAAAGCTTTACCTTTTTAGTCCGTGACCAGCGTCTGGGCGCCAATATCGGTTCCGCAATGGGCCCTACCGGCCTAGGTAAGTACCTTATGCGTTCTCCTACTGGCGAAATTATTTTCGGTGGAGAGACAATGCGCTTCTGGGACTTCCGTGGCCCTTGGCTAGAGCCACTACGTGGACCTAATGGGCTAAGCCTAGACAAGCTGCAAAATGACATACAGCCTTGGCAGGTACGTCGTGCTGCTGAGTACATGACCCATGCGCCAAATGCTTCACTTAACTCTGTAGGTGGGATTATTACTGAGCCTAACTCAGTCAACTTCGTAAATATACGCCAGTGGCTAGCTTCAACCCAGTTTGTGCTTGCTTTCTTTTTCCTAGTAGGCCATCTTTGGCATGCTGGACGCGCTCGTGCAGCAGCAGCTGGCTTTGAAAAAGGTATTGACCGTAAGGCAGAGCCAACTCTAGCCATGAGTGATCTTGACTGA
- a CDS encoding cobyric acid synthase: MRAPAALMVLGTSSGAGKSLMATSICRVLRRRGETPVPFKGQNMSNNAWVDSDGGEMAYSQALQAWAAGLEPSCLMNPVLLKPCGDSTSEVVHIGKSVGIAKAELYYEEWFKPGWRAIRQSLKELHKHYPNGHFVLEGAGSPVEMNLQRRDLTNLRLAQYLRAKCLLVADIERGGVFAQVIGTLELLRPVERRLICGVLVNRFRGRQELFDEGRRWLQQHTGVPVIGVMPWLAELFPPEDSLDLLERHNYKRDAEIEIAVVKLPFLSNFSDLDPLEAEPSVQLRWVTPGDSLGQPAAIIVPGSKQTLYDLTILQTSGLASQVQAYAKKGGTVLGICGGLQMLGQSLKDPEGLEGRNTIRESMGLNLLPLVTYFQPGKLMRQRRLSTRWPIITEVSGFELHQGRSQKINAASSEIVPLTNDDSDGLGWVLEKADYHVAGTYLHGLFDNGVWRRHWLNGIRQRRGLQKLPVNQTHYGKQRQKLLDRLADVFEEHVDIEPLL; this comes from the coding sequence ATGAGAGCACCGGCGGCACTGATGGTATTAGGCACCTCGAGCGGTGCAGGTAAATCACTAATGGCAACTTCAATCTGCCGTGTACTGCGACGGCGTGGTGAGACACCAGTGCCTTTTAAAGGCCAGAACATGAGCAATAATGCTTGGGTTGACAGCGACGGCGGCGAGATGGCTTACTCTCAGGCTCTACAAGCTTGGGCTGCAGGCCTTGAACCTTCTTGCTTGATGAATCCCGTATTGCTCAAGCCCTGCGGCGATAGTACCAGTGAGGTAGTACATATAGGAAAGAGCGTAGGTATTGCCAAGGCTGAGCTGTACTACGAGGAGTGGTTCAAACCAGGCTGGCGGGCAATTCGACAGAGCCTAAAGGAACTGCACAAGCATTATCCAAATGGCCACTTCGTACTAGAGGGTGCTGGCAGCCCAGTAGAAATGAATTTGCAAAGGCGCGACTTAACTAATCTACGCCTAGCGCAATACCTGCGGGCTAAATGCTTGTTGGTAGCTGATATTGAGCGAGGCGGTGTCTTTGCTCAAGTGATTGGCACACTTGAGCTACTCCGACCAGTAGAGCGTCGTTTGATCTGTGGTGTTCTAGTTAATCGCTTCCGAGGACGCCAAGAGCTATTTGATGAAGGGAGGCGATGGCTACAGCAACATACTGGAGTACCTGTTATTGGGGTAATGCCCTGGCTGGCAGAACTATTTCCACCTGAAGACTCTCTTGACTTGTTAGAGCGTCATAACTATAAGCGTGATGCCGAGATAGAGATTGCCGTTGTTAAATTACCCTTTCTTAGCAATTTCTCAGATCTCGACCCACTTGAAGCAGAGCCATCAGTACAGCTACGTTGGGTTACACCCGGTGACTCTCTAGGACAGCCAGCAGCAATAATAGTCCCAGGTAGCAAACAGACTCTGTACGATCTTACTATCTTGCAAACTAGCGGGCTTGCAAGCCAGGTGCAAGCTTACGCTAAGAAAGGAGGAACAGTACTGGGAATCTGTGGAGGTCTGCAGATGCTTGGACAAAGTTTAAAAGATCCGGAAGGACTAGAGGGAAGAAATACGATACGTGAGTCAATGGGTCTTAATTTATTGCCGTTAGTTACCTACTTCCAGCCTGGCAAGCTAATGCGGCAAAGGCGTCTAAGTACTCGTTGGCCTATTATAACTGAAGTTAGTGGCTTCGAACTGCATCAGGGTAGAAGCCAAAAAATTAACGCAGCTAGCAGCGAAATAGTCCCACTGACTAATGATGATAGCGATGGGCTTGGCTGGGTACTAGAAAAAGCTGATTATCATGTTGCCGGCACATACCTACATGGACTTTTTGATAATGGCGTCTGGCGTCGGCACTGGCTTAATGGCATCCGCCAGCGCCGGGGGTTGCAGAAGCTGCCAGTCAACCAGACCCACTATGGCAAGCAACGGCAAAAACTCCTCGATCGGCTCGCTGACGTCTTTGAAGAGCATGTAGATATAGAGCCATTATTATAA
- a CDS encoding (2Fe-2S)-binding protein, protein MPTTYTTIIWPDGVSTQAVAGCSWLQAAAAAKQIIPVACCKGSCGACEIEVDGSVVRACISHVPQPKQGALIVQFITDPYW, encoded by the coding sequence ATGCCAACTACGTACACAACAATCATATGGCCAGATGGCGTTTCTACTCAGGCGGTGGCAGGCTGTAGTTGGCTACAGGCCGCTGCTGCTGCTAAGCAAATAATCCCTGTAGCTTGTTGTAAAGGCAGCTGCGGTGCCTGCGAAATCGAGGTTGATGGCAGCGTGGTACGGGCATGCATAAGTCATGTTCCACAACCAAAACAAGGTGCTTTGATAGTACAGTTTATAACTGACCCTTACTGGTAA
- a CDS encoding FAD-binding protein produces MTEMIEADVLIIGGGPAGCACALYTARSSLSTIILDKNPSVGALAITHQIANYPGTASVISGAALLKQMRDQAISYGTDYRRIQVFGAETSSEWKVVYTPDGVFRCRALVLATGAMGKSSTLPGEDKFLGRGVSYCATCDGAFFKNREVVVYGANQEAVDEALVLTKFASTVHWITNSEPQGSLSGLSNLLDSNNVQRWQGTRLVSIEGDESGVSSIKIKQQRSTGPDTIDAEGIFIYSTGSKPITDYLHGQISLLEEGGVRVDSNLMTDVEGVWAIGDIRNTPFKQAVVACADGCIAAMAIDRYLNKRSNVRVDWVHR; encoded by the coding sequence ATGACCGAAATGATTGAAGCTGATGTATTGATCATTGGTGGAGGGCCCGCAGGCTGTGCTTGCGCTCTCTACACAGCGAGGTCATCTCTCTCAACAATTATTCTGGACAAAAACCCTTCTGTTGGAGCACTGGCTATTACACATCAGATTGCTAACTATCCTGGTACAGCTTCTGTTATCAGCGGTGCAGCATTGCTTAAACAGATGCGGGATCAAGCAATCAGCTACGGAACTGATTATCGCCGTATCCAGGTCTTTGGAGCTGAGACATCATCTGAATGGAAGGTAGTATACACACCAGATGGAGTCTTCCGTTGTAGGGCTCTTGTCCTGGCAACCGGCGCCATGGGAAAGTCATCAACTTTACCAGGAGAAGACAAGTTTCTTGGGCGTGGTGTCAGTTACTGTGCAACTTGTGACGGCGCTTTTTTCAAAAATCGAGAAGTTGTTGTCTACGGTGCTAACCAAGAAGCTGTAGACGAAGCTCTCGTACTAACCAAATTTGCGTCAACAGTTCACTGGATCACCAATAGTGAACCACAAGGCTCTCTTTCAGGGTTAAGTAATCTTCTAGACAGCAATAATGTTCAGCGATGGCAGGGAACACGGCTAGTTTCCATCGAGGGTGACGAATCTGGAGTAAGCAGCATTAAGATAAAGCAACAGAGATCAACAGGTCCCGATACAATTGATGCTGAGGGAATCTTTATCTACTCAACAGGGAGTAAGCCCATCACTGATTACCTCCATGGTCAGATTTCTCTACTAGAGGAAGGTGGTGTTAGGGTTGACTCTAATCTAATGACTGATGTAGAAGGAGTTTGGGCAATTGGAGATATCCGGAATACACCATTCAAGCAGGCTGTTGTTGCCTGTGCAGATGGCTGCATAGCTGCCATGGCGATAGATCGCTATCTCAATAAGAGATCTAATGTTCGTGTAGATTGGGTTCACCGCTAA
- a CDS encoding flavodoxin FldA: MSFTIFFATSTGKTEDVADKLKELLPSSEIKDVDALDSVSEFASAEALVCCIPTWNTGADEDRSGTAWDSYIKDISSLDLAGKPVAIVGLGDSSSYSDYFCDAMEELYTAFSQSGAKMIGKVPIENYTFNASKSVIDGQFCGLPIDEDNEPDLSDERLSKWVEQIKVEA, from the coding sequence ATGAGCTTCACCATCTTCTTTGCGACCTCCACTGGCAAAACAGAGGACGTTGCAGACAAACTTAAAGAGCTATTGCCGTCTTCAGAGATTAAGGATGTAGACGCTCTCGACTCTGTCAGTGAATTTGCTAGTGCGGAGGCTTTAGTCTGTTGCATTCCAACCTGGAACACTGGCGCTGATGAGGACCGTTCTGGCACAGCTTGGGATAGCTACATAAAGGATATCTCAAGCCTCGACCTTGCTGGCAAGCCAGTCGCAATCGTTGGTTTAGGAGATTCCTCCTCTTACTCAGATTACTTTTGTGATGCGATGGAGGAACTATACACCGCATTCAGTCAGTCTGGTGCCAAAATGATCGGGAAAGTGCCTATTGAGAATTATACATTCAATGCATCCAAGAGTGTTATTGATGGTCAGTTCTGTGGCCTACCCATCGATGAAGATAACGAACCTGATCTCTCTGACGAACGCCTAAGTAAGTGGGTTGAGCAGATCAAGGTTGAAGCCTAG
- a CDS encoding MAPEG family protein, with product MRSEFVWSLVISVGVVLLSIIPLTIARMQAGYGFRSMDAPRGLFDQLPSFGKRAVWCHQNMWEGLTLHAPACLLCLIIGVDATTTTLTATWVHPLARLIYMGAYIAGIAPLRGLCWAAGLACTGLLYLTGLVAALNS from the coding sequence ATGCGAAGTGAATTTGTTTGGAGCTTGGTGATATCAGTAGGAGTTGTGCTGCTCTCGATTATACCTCTCACCATAGCACGAATGCAGGCTGGCTACGGTTTTAGAAGCATGGATGCTCCGCGGGGTCTTTTCGATCAGCTACCTAGCTTTGGAAAGCGAGCCGTTTGGTGTCACCAGAACATGTGGGAAGGCCTGACACTCCATGCACCTGCTTGCCTACTCTGTCTAATAATTGGAGTTGATGCCACCACCACTACTTTAACTGCTACATGGGTACATCCTTTAGCTCGCCTGATTTATATGGGAGCCTATATTGCTGGTATAGCACCTCTTAGAGGCCTGTGTTGGGCAGCTGGTCTCGCTTGTACTGGGCTTCTATACTTGACTGGCCTAGTTGCAGCCCTTAACAGCTAG
- a CDS encoding membrane protease subunit, stomatin/prohibitin — MRSPMRNISPNQTGIQASIAIVIAFVAVIVGLSSIFVVPAGQIGVITTLGKVGESSRKPGLNLKLPFVQAVHFFNVRTQVKPEEFSSLTKDLQVIEATATIKYAVKSKEAPRIYSTIATVDSAIYPRVIQPSLLKALKSVFSRYELVTIATDWNNISSIVEGSVASELEKFDYVEVKGLDLTGLKIAEEYRAAIEQKQIAEQQLLRSQTEVKIAEQEAKKFETLNQGLNEQVLYKLFLDKWDGKTQVVPGIGSGTPPVIVGGAR; from the coding sequence ATGCGCTCCCCAATGAGGAACATCTCACCAAACCAGACTGGTATACAGGCCTCAATAGCTATCGTTATAGCATTTGTCGCTGTTATTGTCGGACTATCCTCAATATTTGTTGTACCAGCTGGACAGATTGGTGTTATCACGACGCTGGGCAAAGTGGGAGAGAGCTCAAGGAAACCGGGCCTAAATCTCAAACTACCATTTGTCCAAGCCGTCCATTTTTTCAATGTAAGAACCCAGGTAAAACCGGAGGAGTTCTCAAGTTTAACTAAAGACCTTCAAGTCATTGAAGCTACTGCGACAATTAAATATGCAGTCAAAAGCAAAGAAGCCCCCAGAATCTATAGTACGATCGCTACTGTCGACTCTGCTATTTACCCAAGAGTTATACAACCTTCATTATTAAAGGCCTTGAAATCCGTTTTTTCAAGGTATGAGCTAGTGACCATCGCTACAGATTGGAATAATATATCTTCTATTGTTGAGGGGTCTGTTGCAAGTGAGTTGGAAAAATTTGATTATGTTGAGGTAAAGGGCCTTGACCTCACTGGCCTAAAAATTGCTGAGGAGTACAGGGCAGCAATTGAGCAAAAACAGATTGCAGAGCAACAACTTCTGCGATCCCAGACTGAAGTTAAGATAGCAGAGCAAGAAGCCAAGAAGTTTGAGACCTTAAACCAGGGATTAAATGAACAAGTCTTGTACAAGTTATTTCTTGATAAGTGGGATGGCAAGACTCAGGTAGTTCCTGGCATTGGTAGTGGGACACCCCCAGTAATTGTAGGTGGAGCACGTTAA